The sequence CGAACGGGTCGACCATTAGGAGATGTAAATTTTGTAAAGAGATGCGAGAAAAAAATAAATAGAGTATTACAATATCAAAAAAGAGGACCTAAGATTAAAAATAATAGATAATTTAGTATGGTGTCCCTGAAATATGTTTATTATTTCAAGCCGTAAAGCAACTAAACATGAAGCAGAACAATATAAGAAGGGGTGTCAAAATGAAAAAGGAATATGATTTTTCTAAAGGGGAAAGGGGTAAATTTTACAAACCGAATTTGAAATTAAATTTACCTATATACCTTAAACCTGAAATTATGACTTTTGTTGCAAGTATAGCTAAAAAGAAAAATTCTGATTTATCTACAGTTGTAAATAATCTTATAAAAACAGATAAGCAGTTGGCAAAAGTTATAAATTAATAAAAGCGGGACACCCTTTTAAACTCATTAATACGTAAAGAGTTGCAACGCAATTGTTTGGAAATGAAGAGTTGGAATTGTAAGGATATTGTTAGTATTTGTTTTATAATCGAGGAAATGCAATTGGGCAACAAGCAGTTGCCCAATTCACCCAAGTATTTCAGGGACACCATACTAAATTATTTGACGAATTAATTTATTTGCGAAATTGGGGACGGTTCTATTTTTTATCAAAAAGGTGGTGTAGTAGGGGGGCTAAATACATCTTAATCCGACATAAATCCGACATTAACAGGACACTCCTAAATGTAAAAGGAGACAGCGCCCTTTGTTTTGAGAAAACTTCACTGTAAATTTACCTAAAAATTCTATAATTATGGTGTAATTTGCTGTAATTAATCTAACATGAATGTTTGCCCCTGATTTACTCACAGGTTACTTAGACTAATAGATTTGAATTGACATATAGGGGAAATGTGATATCGTTAATCTTATAATAAAATTAACGATAATCCTTTATGAGGGTATTATGAACACAATAAAAAGAAAGCGTCTTGGAGAGAAAGAAATCGAGGTAATTTCGCGCCTTTCATACGAAAAGAAGCGTATTGTAACTAAGGAAGAGTTAGATGCATTCTTCAAGTTTGATAACATCGAGCGAAATAAAATTGTTTATCGATTGAAAAAGAAAGGTATTTTCTCCACTATTAAGCGCGGAATATATGTTTTTTCGCCCCTTGAATATGGCGAAGGAGGTGCCGGTATAAACGAAATGCTTATTCCACCTCAATTTTTCCCGCGAAACAATTATTATATAGGCTACTCAACAATGTATAATTATTATAATTTGACAGATCAACTTTTTCAAGTAATGTACATCATAAATACCTCATTGCAACGTAGAAACAAAAAAATATGCGGTGTTATATTCAATTTCTTGAGAGTTCCAAAAAGCCGGATGTATGGTCTTGATAAGATTAGTGTTGAGGGTCAAGAAGTAATAATCAGTTCGTTAGAACGCACACTGGTTGATTTGGTCTATTTTAATAAACCGGTTGGTGGCATTAAAAGCGCTCTTGAAATTCTCAAGCGTGAACTCAT is a genomic window of Candidatus Ancaeobacter aquaticus containing:
- a CDS encoding type IV toxin-antitoxin system AbiEi family antitoxin, yielding MNTIKRKRLGEKEIEVISRLSYEKKRIVTKEELDAFFKFDNIERNKIVYRLKKKGIFSTIKRGIYVFSPLEYGEGGAGINEMLIPPQFFPRNNYYIGYSTMYNYYNLTDQLFQVMYIINTSLQRRNKKICGVIFNFLRVPKSRMYGLDKISVEGQEVIISSLERTLVDLVYFNKPVGGIKSALEILKRELMKDRCDSRKFIRFVAKFPNIKTRKKIGMLMEEMGYSDKELIPIIKSIEDTAISSFTGSFKGKLNTKWKVIINDTQR